Proteins encoded by one window of Paenibacillus sp. DCT19:
- a CDS encoding homoserine dehydrogenase has product MKPVKVGLLGLGTVGTGVVRIVEGNQEDLSSQVGSPIVIEKIAVKNTEKDRVIPVDRAKLTEDPWEVIRHPDIDVIVEVMGGIDQTKAYILEALERGKHIVTANKDLMALHGSEILAKAQEKQCDVFYEASVAGGIPIIRTLIEGFSSDRITRIMGIVNGTTNYILTKMSQEGASYEEVLAEAQALGYAETDPTSDVEGLDAARKMAILSTLGFRTNVELQDVTVRGISSVTREDITYARRLGYEMKLLGIADRQDDEITISVQPTMVRQNHPIASVNGVFNAVYVHGEAVGETMFYGAGAGELPTATSVVADIVAVIKNLKLGVNGLKAIVPYKPKRLQSDEQILSKNFILLHVDDKAGVLAQITQIFAEYEVSLASVVQQPNETNPDAEIIIVTHNASKASMDKVLKHFESLNVIRRIKSVYRVEG; this is encoded by the coding sequence GTGAAACCGGTAAAAGTAGGATTGTTGGGTTTGGGAACTGTAGGTACAGGGGTCGTCCGCATCGTGGAGGGGAACCAGGAAGATCTGAGTAGTCAGGTCGGCTCTCCCATTGTTATAGAGAAGATTGCTGTAAAGAATACGGAGAAAGATCGCGTTATTCCTGTTGATCGTGCGAAGCTCACAGAGGATCCTTGGGAAGTTATTCGACACCCCGATATCGATGTTATCGTTGAAGTTATGGGTGGCATTGATCAGACAAAAGCGTACATTCTTGAAGCGCTGGAGCGTGGCAAACATATTGTAACAGCGAACAAAGATCTGATGGCTCTGCATGGTTCGGAGATATTGGCGAAGGCACAGGAGAAACAATGTGACGTATTTTATGAAGCCAGCGTAGCTGGTGGGATTCCAATCATCCGTACACTAATTGAGGGATTTTCGTCGGATCGAATAACCCGAATTATGGGGATCGTGAATGGGACAACGAACTATATTTTGACTAAAATGAGCCAGGAAGGCGCCTCATATGAGGAGGTTTTGGCAGAGGCTCAGGCACTTGGTTACGCAGAGACTGACCCAACCTCAGATGTAGAGGGACTTGATGCCGCTCGTAAAATGGCGATATTGAGTACTTTAGGTTTTCGTACCAATGTTGAGCTGCAGGATGTGACAGTCCGCGGTATATCATCCGTGACTCGTGAAGATATTACGTATGCTAGAAGACTTGGATATGAAATGAAGCTACTCGGTATTGCTGATCGTCAAGATGATGAGATCACGATTAGTGTTCAGCCTACGATGGTTAGACAAAATCATCCGATTGCCTCCGTTAATGGGGTATTCAACGCCGTTTATGTTCATGGTGAAGCGGTAGGTGAGACGATGTTCTATGGTGCAGGAGCAGGGGAGCTTCCTACAGCAACGTCTGTAGTAGCTGACATTGTGGCCGTCATCAAAAACTTAAAGCTTGGCGTAAATGGTCTAAAAGCGATCGTGCCTTATAAACCTAAAAGACTACAAAGCGACGAACAGATTTTGTCAAAGAACTTCATCTTGTTGCATGTAGACGATAAGGCAGGAGTATTGGCGCAAATCACGCAAATTTTTGCAGAGTATGAGGTGAGTCTAGCATCGGTTGTTCAGCAGCCTAATGAGACTAACCCTGATGCCGAGATCATTATTGTTACCCATAATGCAAGCAAGGCCAGCATGGACAAGGTGCTTAAGCACTTCGAATCACTTAACGTTATTCGCCGAATTAAGAGTGTATACCGAGTTGAAGGCTAA
- a CDS encoding ACT domain-containing protein translates to MNERYYLVREDILPEAVVKTMQVKELLASGDVKTVHEAVEQVGLSRSAFYKYKDGIHLINQLERERIVTISIDLEHQSGILSRVLGHVAGYGANVLTINQSIPLQGRANVVISVETSHLHGEIGDMLEQMQEMPGVRRTRIVGQG, encoded by the coding sequence GTGAACGAACGCTATTACTTGGTACGTGAGGACATTTTGCCTGAAGCTGTTGTGAAGACCATGCAAGTGAAAGAGCTTCTTGCTTCGGGAGATGTCAAAACGGTGCATGAAGCCGTAGAGCAGGTTGGATTAAGCCGCAGTGCTTTTTATAAATACAAGGACGGCATTCATCTGATCAATCAATTGGAGCGAGAACGAATCGTTACCATTTCCATTGATCTGGAGCATCAGTCTGGCATATTGTCTCGTGTATTAGGACATGTCGCTGGTTATGGTGCTAACGTTCTTACCATTAATCAGAGTATTCCTCTTCAAGGAAGAGCGAACGTTGTTATTTCGGTAGAAACATCGCATCTTCACGGAGAGATTGGAGACATGTTGGAGCAAATGCAAGAAATGCCTGGCGTTCGTCGAACCCGCATTGTAGGTCAAGGTTAA
- a CDS encoding Spo0B domain-containing protein has protein sequence MKSWKRVPWIAACSLLIPLVFVMLYPSVISGIVCALWSVAVLVVSLYWMNRQAEAERRTIVQSMEKTAIASLNHHRHDWMNDLQVLYGYLRLGKLDKSVQCVERIKERVTEESRISKLGIPSLVFYLQSFRASGVALELHVEVEEELQLNALVSPEDGESLTGAIADAIRAYQFGGGRSSWGEVRKLTLSFGQDHGDVVVRLDGDQTPDPETVRHLEAVLKGKKVRTEQLPSEDTFIQFRMPCGI, from the coding sequence ATGAAATCTTGGAAAAGAGTGCCGTGGATTGCGGCATGTTCGCTTCTGATTCCTTTGGTTTTCGTTATGCTGTATCCATCAGTCATTTCAGGTATTGTATGTGCGTTGTGGTCCGTTGCAGTGCTGGTGGTTTCGCTCTATTGGATGAACAGACAAGCGGAGGCAGAACGCAGAACAATTGTACAATCTATGGAAAAAACAGCAATCGCATCATTAAATCATCATCGGCATGACTGGATGAACGATCTTCAGGTATTGTATGGATATCTTCGACTAGGCAAACTTGATAAATCAGTGCAATGTGTGGAAAGAATAAAGGAACGAGTTACTGAGGAAAGCCGAATTTCGAAATTAGGTATTCCTTCACTCGTGTTTTACCTGCAATCTTTTCGAGCTAGTGGAGTTGCATTGGAATTGCATGTTGAAGTTGAGGAAGAGTTGCAGCTTAATGCTCTGGTTTCTCCCGAGGATGGCGAGTCACTTACAGGGGCGATTGCTGATGCAATTCGAGCCTATCAATTTGGCGGCGGCCGGTCGTCTTGGGGAGAGGTTCGCAAACTGACCTTGAGCTTTGGACAGGATCATGGAGATGTGGTCGTCCGATTGGACGGGGATCAAACACCCGATCCAGAAACAGTGCGGCATCTTGAGGCTGTACTTAAAGGGAAAAAAGTCAGGACGGAGCAGCTTCCGTCTGAGGATACGTTTATACAATTCCGAATGCCGTGTGGAATATAG